In a genomic window of Virgibacillus sp. SK37:
- a CDS encoding uroporphyrinogen-III synthase, producing the protein MNVSLQGKKILVTREENQAKEFADLILEHQGTPIEVPLLTVSCKDQKDNQEVLQSISNYDWIFFTSANGVKCFFELAQRYLDPENGFPANIAVVGHKTGNVLKMYGYSATFTPSVYNAEIMGSEFLTEYPEPGSILLVRGNLSRDILPNFFFNNGLNFESIEVYETSYNFLVKEQLNNHLEKSHIDFITFTSPSTVQSFYKMAAKTEGFKYACIGTTTEKKARELGLSPIISPGEFTIEEMIKSISKYISMKG; encoded by the coding sequence ATGAATGTGTCCTTACAAGGAAAAAAAATACTTGTAACTAGAGAAGAAAACCAAGCAAAAGAATTTGCTGACTTAATTTTGGAGCATCAAGGAACTCCCATTGAAGTTCCTCTCTTAACTGTTTCTTGCAAGGATCAAAAAGATAATCAAGAAGTTTTACAATCCATTTCAAATTATGATTGGATTTTCTTTACGAGTGCTAACGGGGTAAAATGTTTTTTTGAATTGGCGCAGAGGTATCTGGACCCGGAAAATGGATTTCCTGCTAATATTGCCGTAGTTGGTCATAAGACAGGGAACGTATTAAAAATGTATGGGTATAGTGCTACGTTCACGCCCTCCGTTTATAACGCAGAAATAATGGGAAGTGAATTTTTAACAGAATATCCCGAACCTGGGTCTATTCTCCTTGTAAGAGGAAATCTTTCCAGAGATATACTTCCAAACTTTTTTTTCAATAATGGTTTAAATTTTGAGTCCATAGAAGTATATGAAACATCTTATAATTTTCTGGTCAAAGAGCAATTGAACAACCATCTGGAAAAAAGCCATATTGATTTTATTACATTTACAAGCCCCTCAACGGTGCAGTCATTTTATAAGATGGCTGCTAAAACAGAAGGCTTTAAATATGCGTGTATTGGCACAACAACTGAAAAAAAAGCCAGGGAATTAGGGTTATCTCCTATCATATCTCCAGGTGAATTTACTATTGAAGAAATGATAAAAAGTATAAGCAAATATATTTCTATGAAAGGATAG
- the hemB gene encoding porphobilinogen synthase: MSNMPEFKRHRRLRSSAAMRSMVRETHVRTEDLIYPLFILEGENTKNEVPSMPGVYQITMDILKEEVKEIHSLGIKSMILFGVPDEKDEQGTGAYIKDGIIQEATRVIKKEVPEMLVIADTCLCEYTSHGHCGVIHNHDVDNDESLALLAQTAVSQAEAGADIIAPSNMMDGFVAVIRQALDEAGFTHIPIMSYAVKYASSFYGPFRDAADSTPQFGDRKSYQMDPANRLEAMREAESDMQEGADFLIVKPALSYLDIVRDVKNKFNAPVVAYNVSGEYSMVKAAALNGWINEKELVLEKLTSMKRAGADLIITYFAKDVAKWLSE; encoded by the coding sequence ATGAGTAACATGCCGGAATTTAAGCGACATCGCAGATTAAGATCTTCAGCTGCTATGCGTTCCATGGTAAGGGAAACACATGTAAGAACAGAAGATTTAATTTATCCTTTATTTATTTTGGAAGGAGAAAATACGAAAAATGAAGTACCTTCCATGCCAGGTGTTTACCAAATTACAATGGACATTCTAAAAGAAGAGGTAAAAGAAATTCATTCCCTTGGAATAAAATCAATGATTCTTTTTGGTGTACCTGATGAAAAAGATGAACAAGGAACAGGTGCTTATATAAAAGATGGGATTATCCAGGAAGCGACTCGTGTTATTAAAAAAGAAGTTCCTGAAATGTTAGTAATCGCAGATACTTGTCTTTGTGAGTATACTTCCCATGGTCATTGTGGAGTAATTCATAATCATGACGTAGATAATGATGAATCACTTGCACTATTGGCTCAAACTGCTGTCTCCCAGGCTGAGGCGGGGGCAGATATTATTGCCCCATCCAATATGATGGATGGGTTTGTAGCAGTAATTCGCCAAGCGTTGGATGAAGCAGGGTTTACACATATACCGATCATGTCCTATGCAGTAAAATATGCATCTTCTTTTTATGGGCCGTTTCGTGATGCCGCAGATAGCACTCCGCAATTTGGAGATCGAAAGAGCTATCAAATGGATCCGGCAAACAGATTAGAAGCTATGCGAGAGGCAGAATCAGATATGCAAGAAGGTGCTGATTTCTTGATTGTAAAGCCAGCTTTATCCTATCTTGATATTGTTCGTGATGTAAAAAATAAATTTAATGCACCTGTCGTAGCCTATAATGTCAGTGGTGAATATTCAATGGTTAAAGCAGCAGCATTAAATGGATGGATAAACGAAAAAGAATTAGTACTTGAAAAGCTTACTTCCATGAAACGAGCTGGAGCAGACTTAATCATTACCTATTTTGCCAAAGATGTTGCTAAGTGGTTGAGTGAGTAA
- the hemL gene encoding glutamate-1-semialdehyde 2,1-aminomutase — translation MKNFENSLDAYKEAVDLMPGGVNSPVRAFKSVGMSPIFMESGKGSKIVDIDGNEYIDYVLSWGPLILGHADDRVVEKLKNVAEKGTSFGAPTKLENELAKLVIDRVPSIEMVRMVNSGTEATMSALRLARGHTGRDKILKFEGNYHGHGDSLLIKAGSGVATLGLPDSPGVPESIAKNTITVPYNDMESVRYAFEHYGEDLAAVIVEPVSGNMGVVPQKDGFLQELREITEANGTVLIFDEVMTGFRVGYNCAQGHFGVTPDLTCLGKVIGGGLPVGAYGGKREIMEKVAPTGSIYQAGTLSGNPLAMTAGYETLRALNEESYKEINKKVDKLIDGFKQASEEYNIPLQINRAGSMVGVFFTNEEVINYETAQTSNLDYFAQYYRNMIEEGVFLPPSQFEGLFLSTAHTDEDIEKTVKAIRSAFSKIEK, via the coding sequence ATGAAGAACTTTGAAAATTCACTAGACGCATACAAAGAAGCCGTTGATTTAATGCCTGGTGGTGTAAATTCTCCTGTGCGTGCATTTAAATCTGTTGGCATGTCACCAATTTTTATGGAGTCCGGAAAGGGATCCAAAATTGTAGATATTGATGGAAATGAATATATAGATTATGTGTTAAGCTGGGGACCACTTATCCTGGGTCATGCCGATGATCGGGTAGTAGAAAAATTAAAAAATGTAGCAGAAAAGGGCACTAGTTTCGGTGCACCAACTAAGTTGGAAAATGAATTGGCAAAACTCGTTATCGATCGAGTGCCATCTATTGAGATGGTTCGAATGGTTAATTCAGGTACAGAAGCAACGATGAGTGCATTACGATTAGCTAGAGGTCATACTGGAAGAGATAAAATTTTAAAATTCGAAGGAAATTATCACGGACATGGTGATTCCCTATTAATTAAGGCAGGGTCTGGAGTCGCAACACTTGGATTACCTGACAGCCCAGGTGTCCCGGAATCAATTGCTAAAAATACGATTACTGTGCCATATAATGATATGGAAAGTGTTCGTTATGCATTTGAGCACTATGGTGAGGATTTAGCTGCCGTTATTGTAGAGCCTGTATCTGGTAATATGGGAGTAGTTCCACAAAAAGACGGTTTCTTACAAGAGTTGAGAGAAATTACTGAAGCTAACGGAACAGTCCTAATCTTTGATGAAGTAATGACTGGTTTCCGTGTCGGATATAATTGTGCACAGGGACACTTCGGAGTAACGCCTGATCTGACTTGTCTTGGGAAAGTGATTGGTGGAGGTCTACCTGTAGGGGCATATGGCGGCAAACGTGAGATTATGGAAAAAGTGGCACCTACGGGGTCCATTTATCAAGCGGGCACCTTGTCAGGAAATCCATTGGCTATGACAGCGGGTTATGAAACGCTGCGTGCTTTAAATGAAGAATCTTACAAAGAAATAAATAAAAAAGTAGATAAGTTAATTGATGGGTTTAAACAAGCGTCAGAAGAGTATAATATCCCTTTACAGATTAACCGTGCTGGTTCTATGGTCGGTGTATTCTTCACTAACGAAGAAGTAATCAATTATGAAACAGCGCAGACCTCCAATCTTGATTATTTTGCGCAATATTATAGAAATATGATTGAAGAAGGTGTTTTCCTTCCGCCTTCTCAGTTTGAAGGTTTATTTCTTTCCACTGCCCATACAGACGAGGATATTGAGAAAACGGTTAAAGCGATTAGAAGTGCCTTTTCTAAAATTGAAAAATAA
- the spoVID gene encoding stage VI sporulation protein D, which yields MANESSVFSFELNESLYFEKGQEVSEMRGISLDPEISIQPFNEYISIRGVIELQGEYVKESQIEDRENRLDYDTFQSKRFVERIMDNDDGTLEFTHRFPVEISVPTYRVENLEEVRVYIESFDYELPEKDHLKFYSTVQIHGVNQLVESVENRSNSEEVEQEEESSEGVRQETFEFEIKPDNESTNELDAADEDQEIPDLPTSLRDDETSEEGEEENNIEEDDKGNRWKYKETKTLTQFFEDLSSKEELSVEDQEVPTSNMSDDSPSVSYDSPSTSHEIMESNTSREVEDVSYLSDMFRHSEEEQYSKMRLCFVQPNDTIETIAERYQITTLQLIKQNRLDEEYDVSEGQLLYIPHTKK from the coding sequence TTGGCAAACGAAAGTTCAGTTTTCAGTTTTGAGTTGAACGAGTCCCTTTATTTTGAAAAGGGACAGGAAGTTTCGGAGATGAGAGGGATTTCACTTGATCCAGAAATCTCTATACAACCATTTAATGAATACATCTCCATTCGCGGTGTTATTGAATTGCAAGGGGAATACGTAAAAGAATCCCAAATAGAAGATAGGGAAAATCGATTAGACTATGATACATTTCAGTCAAAGCGTTTTGTAGAAAGGATCATGGATAACGATGATGGAACCTTGGAATTTACACATCGATTTCCAGTAGAGATTTCTGTACCCACATATCGTGTAGAAAACTTGGAAGAGGTAAGGGTATATATTGAGTCTTTTGATTATGAGTTACCAGAGAAAGACCACTTAAAATTCTATTCTACCGTACAAATCCATGGTGTTAATCAACTTGTAGAAAGTGTAGAAAACCGAAGTAACAGCGAGGAAGTAGAACAGGAAGAAGAGTCATCTGAGGGGGTAAGGCAGGAAACATTTGAATTTGAAATAAAGCCAGACAATGAGTCGACGAATGAATTGGATGCTGCAGATGAAGACCAAGAAATTCCAGATCTTCCGACATCACTAAGGGATGATGAGACTAGTGAGGAAGGAGAAGAAGAAAATAACATAGAAGAAGATGATAAAGGAAACCGATGGAAGTATAAGGAAACAAAAACACTAACACAGTTTTTTGAAGATTTATCTTCTAAAGAAGAACTAAGTGTCGAGGATCAAGAAGTCCCTACTTCGAATATGTCAGATGATTCTCCTTCAGTTTCCTATGATTCGCCGTCAACATCACATGAAATAATGGAGAGTAATACTAGTCGTGAAGTTGAGGATGTGAGTTATTTGTCTGATATGTTCCGGCACTCAGAGGAAGAACAATATTCTAAGATGCGACTCTGTTTTGTGCAGCCAAATGATACGATTGAAACAATTGCTGAACGTTATCAGATAACAACTCTGCAACTGATTAAACAGAATAGGTTAGATGAAGAATATGATGTCTCTGAAGGGCAATTACTATATATTCCTCATACGAAAAAATAA
- a CDS encoding phosphotransferase: MEHIYKVLRNYKVYPLHVNKITGRLYKISDGNKEYALKQANLPKETFSMWEGVYQQAYSKQLTEILPIYLSNSGSLYTMVDGHTYYLQPWLEPRDAVERSEEINPLYRAIGRIHAKTKIFKTIPMQKVKDSFMEYRTFCSQLKKKLYTAVDAFEQSRYMSPLELQICTHFRDIDHAFQKIDERIMELNEIEEKDQQWDRCVCHGNLALAHSIHTDQTYLLNWERAHMDNAIMDLLSFFENETWRYNTPVDELIESFSTYYQENELSKTELLILSIYLLNPSPYLELVDKYMTDPSNDTMVNQVKNVQFTYRKIIFALKWTEHVEREFESISLDDLES, encoded by the coding sequence TTGGAGCATATTTATAAAGTCTTACGTAACTATAAAGTATATCCACTGCATGTTAATAAAATAACTGGTCGCTTATATAAGATTTCTGATGGGAATAAGGAATATGCATTAAAGCAAGCAAATTTACCCAAGGAAACTTTTTCGATGTGGGAGGGGGTGTACCAGCAAGCGTATAGTAAACAGTTGACAGAAATATTACCTATTTACCTTTCCAACAGCGGGTCCTTATATACAATGGTTGATGGTCATACATATTATTTGCAGCCATGGTTGGAGCCCAGAGACGCTGTTGAAAGAAGTGAAGAGATTAATCCGTTATATCGGGCAATCGGCCGAATTCATGCAAAAACCAAAATCTTTAAGACTATTCCTATGCAAAAAGTAAAAGATAGTTTCATGGAATATAGAACATTTTGCTCTCAGTTGAAAAAGAAATTATATACAGCTGTAGATGCTTTCGAACAAAGTCGATATATGTCACCATTGGAGCTTCAGATCTGCACGCATTTTCGCGACATAGATCATGCATTTCAGAAAATAGATGAGCGGATTATGGAGCTGAATGAAATTGAAGAAAAAGATCAACAATGGGATAGATGTGTATGTCATGGGAATTTGGCATTAGCACATAGCATACACACTGATCAAACCTATCTGCTTAATTGGGAAAGAGCACATATGGATAATGCGATAATGGATTTGTTATCATTCTTTGAAAATGAGACTTGGAGATATAATACACCTGTTGATGAATTAATTGAGTCTTTTTCCACTTATTATCAAGAGAACGAGCTTTCAAAAACAGAACTACTTATTCTGTCTATATACTTGCTTAACCCATCTCCTTATTTGGAGTTGGTAGATAAATATATGACGGATCCATCAAATGATACGATGGTCAACCAAGTAAAGAATGTACAATTTACATATCGGAAGATTATATTTGCTTTAAAATGGACAGAGCATGTGGAAAGAGAATTCGAGTCTATCTCCTTGGATGACCTTGAAAGTTAA